The proteins below come from a single Roseiflexus sp. RS-1 genomic window:
- the groL gene encoding chaperonin GroEL (60 kDa chaperone family; promotes refolding of misfolded polypeptides especially under stressful conditions; forms two stacked rings of heptamers to form a barrel-shaped 14mer; ends can be capped by GroES; misfolded proteins enter the barrel where they are refolded when GroES binds), with protein MAKQVIFNEQARAALKHGVDTLALAVKTTLGPRGRNVAMGKKWGAPSVTHDGVTVAKEVELKDPFQNMGAQLLKEAASKTNDVAGDGTTTATVLAQAMIDEGLKLVAAGANPMIFKRGLDKGREALVARIKEQSITLKSRDEIRQVATISAQDPEIGELLATIMDKIGHDGVVTIEEGKGTTLEYELVEGMQFDRGYISPYFVTDSSRMEAVIDEPYILITDKKISAVNDLLPILEAVLATGKKDLVIIAEDVDGEALATLVVNKMRGTLNALAVKAPGFGDRRKAMLQDIAILTGGTVISEEVGRKLDSAKVQDLGRARRVKSDKDNTVIVEGFGDKQAIQARIRQLKQQIETTTSDYDREKLQERVAKLSGGVAVIKVGAPTEPALKERKARVEDALNATRAAVEEGIVPGGGIALLNAIPALDNVQTQFEEERMALNILRRALEEPLRQLAINAGEDGSVVVNQVRTLQREHNNPNYGFDVMTGKYVDLMQAGIIDPAKVVRTALENAVSVAGIVLTTDALITDAPEPKKNGARTPSMPEEEF; from the coding sequence ATGGCGAAACAGGTGATATTCAACGAGCAGGCGCGCGCAGCGCTCAAGCACGGCGTTGATACCCTGGCGCTCGCTGTGAAGACAACGCTTGGTCCTCGCGGGCGCAACGTTGCGATGGGCAAGAAATGGGGTGCACCCTCCGTCACCCATGACGGCGTCACCGTAGCGAAGGAGGTCGAACTGAAGGACCCCTTCCAGAATATGGGCGCCCAACTCCTCAAAGAAGCCGCCAGCAAAACGAACGATGTCGCCGGTGACGGCACAACAACGGCCACAGTGCTGGCGCAGGCGATGATCGACGAAGGATTGAAACTGGTCGCCGCAGGCGCCAACCCCATGATCTTCAAACGTGGTCTGGATAAAGGGCGCGAGGCGCTGGTTGCACGCATCAAAGAGCAATCGATCACCCTCAAGAGCCGTGACGAGATTCGCCAGGTAGCGACCATCTCCGCCCAAGACCCGGAGATCGGCGAGTTGCTGGCGACCATCATGGATAAGATCGGGCATGATGGGGTCGTCACCATCGAAGAGGGCAAAGGCACAACCCTGGAGTACGAACTGGTCGAGGGCATGCAGTTCGACCGCGGGTACATTTCGCCCTACTTCGTGACCGATTCGAGCCGCATGGAGGCGGTCATCGACGAGCCGTACATCCTGATCACCGACAAGAAGATCAGCGCCGTCAATGATCTGCTCCCGATTCTGGAGGCGGTGCTGGCGACCGGCAAGAAGGACCTGGTGATCATTGCTGAAGATGTCGATGGCGAAGCGCTGGCGACCCTGGTGGTCAACAAGATGCGCGGCACCCTCAACGCGCTGGCGGTGAAGGCCCCCGGTTTTGGCGACCGCCGCAAAGCGATGCTCCAGGACATCGCCATCCTGACCGGCGGCACGGTCATCAGTGAGGAGGTCGGGCGCAAACTCGACAGCGCCAAAGTGCAAGACCTCGGTCGCGCTCGCCGGGTGAAGTCGGACAAAGACAACACGGTGATTGTCGAAGGGTTCGGCGACAAGCAGGCGATCCAGGCGCGCATCCGGCAGCTGAAGCAGCAGATCGAAACCACGACATCGGACTACGACCGTGAGAAACTGCAGGAGCGCGTCGCCAAACTGTCAGGCGGCGTGGCGGTGATCAAGGTCGGCGCTCCGACCGAACCGGCGCTCAAGGAGCGCAAGGCGCGCGTTGAGGATGCGCTGAACGCGACCCGCGCCGCAGTCGAGGAAGGCATCGTACCGGGCGGCGGCATCGCGCTGTTGAACGCCATCCCGGCGCTCGATAATGTACAGACGCAGTTTGAGGAAGAGCGCATGGCGCTGAACATTCTGCGCCGCGCGCTGGAAGAGCCGCTGCGCCAGCTGGCGATCAACGCCGGTGAGGACGGCTCGGTGGTGGTGAATCAGGTGCGCACGCTCCAGCGTGAACACAACAATCCGAACTACGGGTTCGATGTGATGACCGGGAAATACGTTGATCTCATGCAGGCTGGCATCATCGACCCGGCAAAGGTGGTGCGCACCGCGCTCGAGAATGCGGTCAGCGTTGCAGGTATCGTCCTGACGACCGATGCGCTGATCACCGATGCGCCGGAGCCGAAGAAGAACGGTGCGCGCACGCCATCGATGCCGGAGGAGGAGTTCTGA
- the groES gene encoding co-chaperone GroES has translation MHVRPLGDRVVVKPKPREEKTKGGVILPDTASKERPMQGEVIAVGPGRHTDDGKLIPISVEVGQQVLFAKYAGTEFKIDDEEYLILQERDLLGIIQEE, from the coding sequence ATGCATGTTCGACCATTAGGCGATCGGGTTGTCGTCAAGCCCAAACCCAGGGAAGAAAAGACCAAAGGCGGCGTCATCCTGCCTGATACCGCCTCGAAAGAGCGGCCTATGCAGGGTGAAGTCATCGCCGTCGGACCGGGGCGGCACACCGATGACGGCAAACTCATCCCCATCAGCGTCGAAGTCGGTCAACAGGTGTTGTTCGCCAAATATGCCGGAACTGAATTCAAAATCGATGATGAAGAGTATCTGATCCTGCAAGAACGCGATCTGCTTGGCATCATTCAGGAGGAATAG